The bacterium sequence GGTCTCGGCCGAGATGGTCTCCCGCGTGCACCCCACGCCCATCAGGCGCCGGTTGAGGCAGACGACCCTCCGGGCGTGGGCGGAGACGACGGAGAGGTCGTGGCTGACCAGGACGGTGGTCAGGCCGCGCTCCTCGGTGAGCTCGGCCAGGAGCGCGGCGAAGAGCTCTCCCCCCACCGCGTCTATCCCGGAGGCCGGCTCGTCCAGTAGAAGTATGTCCGGGCCGCCGTTCCTCCCCGCCAGGGCCGCCGCCAGGAGCACCCGCTGGCGCTCCCCGCCGGAGAGGATGCCCAGGGGGCGATCGGCCAGATTCTCCGCCCGCATGGCCCTGAGCTGGCGTCGCGCCTCGTCGCACGCCGAACGACTCCGGCCGAGCCACAGCGGCCGGTGCTGGAGCTTGAGGAGCAGAAAATCCATCACCGTCAGCGGCGAGCCCTCGTCCACCCCCAGCGCCTGGGGGACGTACCCGAAGCTCGGGCGGTGTGCGCAGCCGGGAAATGTCACCCGCCCCTCGTAGGGCACGAGCCCCAGGATGACCTTGAGGAGCGTGGTCTTGCCCGCGCCGTTGGGACCGATGACCGCGGTTATGACACCGGTCGGGACGTCGGCGGTGATGTCTTCCAGGACGACCCGGTTGCCCAGGCGGACCGTGACGTCCGCCAGGCGGATAGCCGGAATTTCCTCTGTCACGGGCTCGGGCATCACCCTCCCAGGGCGGCGTCGAGGTTCTCCAGATTTTTCTCCATCACCTCGAGGAAATGTCCGGGGTCGGTGCCGCCGGTGGTGCAGGGGTCCAGGACGTAAACCGGAACCCCCGCGTCCAGGGCGACGTTGCGCGCCGACCCTTCGGGGTAGCCGGGCTCGACGAAGACCGCGGCGGCGCCGCTCTTACGAATCATCTCCACCAGCCGGAGCATCTCCCCGGCCGAGGGGGAGGCGCCCGGGGTGAGCATCACCACGCCGGCGATTTCCAGGCCCAGGTCCCGGGCCAGGTAGCCGAAGGCGTCGTGGTTGGTGATGATGGCGCGGTTCGGCCATCCTTCGGCGGTGTCCCGCATTTTCGTGAAAAGGATCGCAAGCCGGGCGATGAATTCCGCCGCGTTGGCGCGGTACGCGTCGGCGTGGGCCGGGTCCGCCTCCGCCAGGGCGTCGCGGATATTTTCCGTCATCCGCACGGCGTTGGGGGGCGATACCCAGAGGTGGGGATCCCACGCGTC is a genomic window containing:
- a CDS encoding metal ABC transporter ATP-binding protein, with the protein product MPEPVTEEIPAIRLADVTVRLGNRVVLEDITADVPTGVITAVIGPNGAGKTTLLKVILGLVPYEGRVTFPGCAHRPSFGYVPQALGVDEGSPLTVMDFLLLKLQHRPLWLGRSRSACDEARRQLRAMRAENLADRPLGILSGGERQRVLLAAALAGRNGGPDILLLDEPASGIDAVGGELFAALLAELTEERGLTTVLVSHDLSVVSAHARRVVCLNRRLMGVGCTRETISAETIVAMYGRDSSLFLHDHHPREG
- a CDS encoding metal ABC transporter substrate-binding protein, with product MKIRAFLTVALSTLLLACGGGGVVEDDAGLTVVASILPIYLLVENVVGNTESVTVDVLVNPEAGDIHNYQLVPGDLIKLNHADLVILNGLGLEGFLQDALADLPEETEIVTAGEGVEPLPLTFRNHPGEPSADGEDAWDPHLWVSPPNAVRMTENIRDALAEADPAHADAYRANAAEFIARLAILFTKMRDTAEGWPNRAIITNHDAFGYLARDLGLEIAGVVMLTPGASPSAGEMLRLVEMIRKSGAAAVFVEPGYPEGSARNVALDAGVPVYVLDPCTTGGTDPGHFLEVMEKNLENLDAALGG